In Persicimonas caeni, a single window of DNA contains:
- a CDS encoding TIGR04283 family arsenosugar biosynthesis glycosyltransferase, whose product MKHDSSQSHSLSVLIPTLDEAAWIAHSVRCARASLRAADVDGEVIVCDGGSQDATVVEARRFADRVVECAPGRPAQLNAGARVAVGDVLVMLHADSLLTPRAVEAMVAAVERGAVGGWFQIDIIPDLQVGHRHLHLGWMAWGINLRTRLFRTATGDQCIFCRRDAFEAIGGVPDVPLMEGNLCARSLRGHGSIEILAPELRISGRRWEKNGVLRTMVFMYGIRAAHRAGVSEDVLARVWRGWSR is encoded by the coding sequence TTGAAGCACGATTCAAGTCAGTCACATTCCCTCAGCGTTCTGATCCCCACCCTCGACGAGGCCGCCTGGATCGCTCATTCGGTGCGCTGCGCCCGCGCCAGCTTACGTGCGGCGGACGTCGACGGCGAGGTAATCGTGTGCGACGGCGGCAGCCAAGACGCCACCGTCGTCGAGGCGCGCCGCTTCGCCGATCGGGTCGTCGAGTGCGCTCCGGGCCGCCCCGCCCAGCTCAACGCCGGGGCTCGGGTCGCCGTGGGCGACGTACTCGTGATGCTTCACGCCGACTCGCTTTTGACCCCGCGCGCGGTCGAGGCGATGGTCGCCGCGGTCGAGCGTGGCGCCGTGGGCGGTTGGTTCCAGATCGACATCATCCCCGATTTGCAAGTCGGTCACCGCCACCTGCATCTGGGCTGGATGGCCTGGGGCATCAACCTGCGCACCCGCCTCTTTCGCACCGCCACCGGCGACCAATGCATTTTTTGCCGCCGCGACGCCTTCGAGGCCATCGGCGGCGTGCCCGATGTTCCGCTGATGGAAGGAAACCTATGCGCACGATCCCTGCGCGGCCACGGATCGATCGAAATTTTGGCGCCCGAGCTTCGGATTTCGGGCCGCCGATGGGAGAAGAACGGGGTGTTGCGCACGATGGTTTTCATGTATGGCATACGCGCCGCGCACCGCGCTGGCGTGTCGGAGGACGTGTTGGCCAGGGTGTGGCGGGGGTGGAGTCGGTGA
- a CDS encoding Gfo/Idh/MocA family protein: MNQVHKKATFALVGCGRVARHHLRALDHHAGGAELVAVCDPDPDQLAEATGQTGAAGYESLEALLAEMTPDVVVLSSPSGLHPEQAEMAARAGCHVMCEKPIATHFEDGARMVAACKEAGVELFVVKQLRYNPTLRLLHRALQEERFGQVHLVDVDVFWTRPQAYYDRDAWRGTRDLDGGAFLNQTSHYVDLLCWLFGPVESVHGYMATLGRDIEVEDSGTLSLRWQSGALGSMSVTMLTYPENLRASMTIAGSRGTAVLGGKACDEIEVWRFDDDYETPDEIAMLNQETREFYGDGHLSYYANVLDVLAGKAEPDTDGVAGLESLEVICAGYRSAQEGVRVELPL; the protein is encoded by the coding sequence ATGAACCAAGTTCACAAAAAAGCCACCTTCGCCCTCGTCGGCTGCGGCCGCGTCGCACGCCACCACCTGCGCGCGCTGGACCACCACGCCGGGGGCGCCGAACTCGTCGCCGTGTGTGATCCGGATCCCGACCAGCTCGCCGAGGCGACCGGGCAGACCGGCGCCGCCGGCTACGAGTCGCTCGAGGCGCTTCTGGCCGAGATGACCCCCGACGTCGTGGTGCTCTCCTCGCCGAGTGGGCTGCACCCCGAGCAGGCCGAAATGGCCGCTCGCGCCGGCTGCCACGTGATGTGCGAAAAACCGATCGCCACCCACTTCGAAGACGGCGCGCGCATGGTCGCTGCCTGCAAGGAGGCCGGCGTCGAGCTCTTCGTGGTCAAGCAGCTGCGCTACAATCCCACGCTGCGACTGTTGCACCGCGCGCTCCAAGAAGAGCGCTTCGGACAGGTGCATCTGGTCGACGTGGACGTCTTTTGGACTCGCCCCCAGGCTTATTACGACCGAGACGCCTGGCGCGGCACCCGCGATTTGGACGGCGGGGCGTTTTTGAACCAGACGAGTCACTACGTCGACCTGTTGTGCTGGTTGTTCGGCCCCGTCGAAAGTGTGCACGGATATATGGCCACCCTCGGCCGCGACATCGAGGTCGAGGACTCGGGCACGTTGAGCCTGCGCTGGCAGAGCGGCGCGCTGGGCTCGATGAGCGTGACCATGCTCACCTACCCGGAGAACCTGCGCGCCTCGATGACCATTGCCGGGAGCCGTGGCACCGCGGTCCTGGGCGGCAAGGCGTGCGACGAAATCGAGGTGTGGCGCTTCGACGATGATTACGAGACGCCCGACGAGATCGCCATGCTCAACCAAGAGACCCGTGAGTTTTATGGCGACGGTCACCTGTCGTATTACGCCAACGTGCTCGACGTGCTCGCCGGTAAGGCCGAACCCGACACCGACGGGGTCGCGGGGCTGGAGTCGTTGGAGGTGATCTGTGCCGGGTACCGATCGGCGCAAGAAGGCGTGCGGGTGGAGTTGCCTCTATGA
- a CDS encoding BREX system ATP-binding domain-containing protein, producing MATTPITEVTPAMLTLEAMRLGVVPHTALDAYTVGRDAEIELIEADLDAVGTRGGALRAFLGGYGTGKTHLLELIGQHALRRGFMVAHVVLDPEETAPSHPKRVYRELVRSLEYPDRAGTERSLVPLFERALGSEAVREAFLLDGSTRARETLDEGAHLYLTPALRYYEALVQAELDEHERDYGLSLLFDWLEGHPTISNGEIDDVLRRMVGRKGRIYSMKDYRPWARIYGYLLSGLSALARLAGYEGLVVLVDEAEFYSLLSSENRDYARVLFKALAWASVGGEDGLLPFGREELDLGGMGILQDLPPQYRPAELEGGAGLYTVFAMTPNEQGLEALGEAVPAQATAELGAFEMGDYRALVERVFDHYGRARPEDEIDERVVGALGQVVSGLLGSGYVENPRQAMKFIVEFLDLTVFRPESMKQVVGDLRSMYA from the coding sequence ATGGCTACGACACCCATAACAGAGGTCACCCCTGCCATGCTCACCCTCGAGGCGATGCGGCTGGGCGTGGTGCCGCACACCGCCCTCGACGCCTACACGGTGGGCCGCGACGCCGAAATCGAGCTCATCGAGGCCGATTTGGACGCGGTAGGTACGCGAGGTGGCGCGCTCAGGGCGTTCCTGGGCGGCTACGGCACGGGCAAGACGCATCTTCTGGAGCTGATCGGCCAGCACGCCCTTCGACGCGGCTTTATGGTGGCCCACGTGGTGCTCGACCCCGAGGAGACCGCCCCGAGCCACCCCAAGCGGGTCTACCGCGAACTTGTGCGCTCGCTGGAGTACCCCGATCGCGCCGGCACGGAGCGAAGCTTGGTGCCCCTTTTCGAGCGGGCGTTGGGGAGCGAGGCGGTGCGCGAGGCGTTTTTGCTCGATGGCTCCACCCGCGCCCGTGAGACCCTCGATGAGGGGGCGCACCTGTACCTGACCCCGGCGCTTCGCTACTACGAGGCGCTCGTGCAGGCCGAGCTGGACGAGCACGAGCGCGACTACGGGCTGAGCCTGCTCTTCGACTGGCTCGAGGGGCACCCGACGATCTCGAACGGCGAAATCGACGACGTCTTGCGGCGCATGGTCGGGCGCAAGGGGCGCATCTACAGCATGAAGGATTATCGGCCGTGGGCGCGCATCTACGGCTACCTGCTCAGCGGATTGTCGGCGCTGGCGCGGCTGGCGGGCTACGAGGGGCTCGTGGTGCTGGTCGACGAGGCCGAGTTTTATTCGCTCCTGTCGAGCGAAAACCGCGACTATGCCCGGGTCTTGTTCAAGGCGCTGGCGTGGGCGTCGGTGGGCGGCGAAGATGGGCTGCTGCCGTTCGGGCGCGAAGAGCTCGACCTGGGCGGCATGGGGATCTTGCAGGACTTGCCGCCGCAGTATCGACCGGCGGAGTTGGAGGGGGGCGCCGGGCTCTACACCGTCTTTGCGATGACGCCCAATGAGCAGGGCCTCGAGGCGCTGGGCGAGGCGGTGCCCGCCCAGGCGACCGCCGAATTGGGGGCGTTCGAGATGGGCGATTATCGTGCGCTCGTAGAGCGCGTCTTCGACCACTACGGGCGAGCGCGCCCCGAGGACGAGATCGACGAGCGGGTCGTGGGGGCGCTGGGACAGGTGGTCTCGGGGCTTTTGGGCTCGGGCTATGTCGAGAACCCGCGCCAGGCGATGAAATTCATCGTCGAGTTTCTGGACCTGACCGTCTTTCGGCCCGAGTCGATGAAGCAGGTGGTGGGTGATTTGAGGAGCATGTACGCATGA
- a CDS encoding DEAD/DEAH box helicase, giving the protein MSGESASDGAGSDERRVRALLRHTWHAFFGRFGRLTEAQAKAAAPVARGESAVLCAPTASGKTEALVAPMMERCFGSGTASKEALRLVVVCPTRALCNDFLRRVRRPVEACGWTVDLKTGDSPSFSADAPPQLLVTTPESLDSLLSRQPAALKGIAGIFLDEIHLLDGSPRGDHLLALVWRLRSFRPELQVCCASATAADAERLADEWCGAGGKGARVVRVEGGRDRELQALFEKIIDPFEAARALERLMHDEPGSKTLVFANTRAEVEWLSATLAASLGATKVFAHHGSLAKAERLRAEKGFLRAGSGVCVATMTLELGIDIGDVDRVVLVNPPPNVASFTQRVGRSNRRGGAIRVVCLHSTAFDRMRFEHQIACARAGKLFVEPQVFRPTMLPQQAVSLIFQNPRGWVSAKALHKRLPPSAQKMWSRADCEDVLEVMRAEGYLHADSQGRFVADQPARKDWRHGRIHAHIGDDAEVEVVDETTGRTIGTAHWSGDDVSRADADGEGILLGGKGRKVTRVRDRRVFVEAGAMDEAPSFLSRMGPNYSFALARDLAAFADLGDDTLWLSRTGGHISRHDEWRLEHFFGTLWGQLLAAVLRSHGFRFKRVGAFHATVTRRPRRLPKNLGTPAAIESTVDDYLEKGYKKLAKRLQPGPWKRFVPPDLMRRWVRACMRPEEFAQVVAGFRICDA; this is encoded by the coding sequence ATGAGCGGCGAGTCGGCATCGGATGGGGCGGGGTCGGACGAGAGGCGCGTGCGCGCGCTGTTGCGGCACACCTGGCACGCCTTTTTCGGGCGGTTTGGCCGGCTGACCGAGGCGCAGGCCAAGGCCGCAGCGCCGGTGGCACGCGGCGAGTCGGCGGTGTTGTGCGCGCCGACGGCGTCGGGCAAGACCGAGGCTCTCGTGGCGCCGATGATGGAGCGTTGTTTTGGTTCGGGCACGGCCTCGAAGGAGGCGCTTCGACTGGTGGTGGTGTGCCCGACACGCGCTCTGTGCAACGATTTTTTGCGCCGGGTGCGCCGGCCGGTGGAGGCGTGCGGGTGGACGGTGGACCTGAAGACGGGCGACAGCCCGTCGTTTTCGGCCGACGCGCCGCCCCAACTGCTGGTGACGACGCCCGAGTCGCTCGACTCGCTGTTGAGCCGCCAGCCGGCCGCGCTCAAGGGGATCGCGGGGATCTTTTTAGACGAGATTCACCTGCTCGACGGCAGCCCGCGCGGCGATCATCTCTTGGCGTTGGTTTGGCGCCTGAGGAGCTTTCGGCCCGAGCTGCAGGTGTGCTGCGCCTCGGCCACGGCCGCCGACGCCGAGCGGCTTGCGGATGAATGGTGCGGTGCTGGAGGTAAGGGCGCTCGGGTGGTCCGCGTCGAGGGTGGCCGCGACCGCGAGTTGCAAGCGCTCTTCGAGAAGATCATCGATCCATTCGAGGCGGCGCGCGCCCTCGAGCGGCTGATGCATGACGAGCCGGGCTCGAAGACGCTCGTCTTCGCCAACACCCGCGCCGAAGTCGAGTGGCTGTCGGCCACACTCGCCGCAAGCCTGGGCGCCACGAAGGTCTTCGCCCACCACGGAAGCCTGGCCAAAGCCGAGCGGCTGCGCGCCGAGAAGGGCTTTTTGCGGGCGGGCAGCGGGGTGTGCGTGGCCACGATGACGCTCGAGCTGGGCATCGACATCGGCGACGTCGACCGGGTCGTGCTGGTCAACCCGCCGCCCAACGTCGCCTCGTTCACCCAGCGGGTGGGCCGCAGCAACCGCCGAGGGGGCGCGATCCGGGTGGTTTGCTTGCACTCGACCGCGTTCGACCGGATGCGCTTCGAGCACCAGATCGCGTGCGCCCGGGCGGGCAAGCTCTTTGTCGAGCCGCAGGTCTTTCGCCCGACGATGCTCCCGCAGCAGGCCGTCTCGCTGATCTTCCAGAACCCCAGGGGCTGGGTGTCGGCCAAGGCGCTCCACAAGAGGCTGCCGCCGAGCGCCCAGAAGATGTGGTCGCGCGCTGATTGCGAGGACGTGCTCGAGGTGATGCGCGCCGAGGGCTACCTGCACGCCGATTCGCAGGGACGGTTCGTAGCCGACCAACCGGCGCGCAAGGACTGGCGCCACGGCCGCATCCACGCCCACATCGGCGATGACGCCGAGGTCGAGGTGGTCGACGAGACCACCGGACGCACCATCGGCACCGCCCACTGGAGCGGCGACGACGTGTCGCGCGCCGACGCTGACGGCGAAGGGATCTTGCTGGGCGGCAAGGGCCGCAAGGTCACCCGCGTGCGCGACCGACGCGTGTTTGTGGAGGCGGGGGCGATGGATGAAGCCCCGAGCTTCCTGAGCCGCATGGGCCCCAACTACTCGTTTGCGCTCGCGCGCGACCTCGCCGCCTTCGCCGACCTAGGCGACGACACCCTCTGGCTGAGCCGCACCGGCGGCCACATCTCGAGGCACGACGAATGGCGCCTCGAGCACTTCTTCGGCACCCTGTGGGGCCAACTCCTGGCCGCGGTGCTGCGCAGCCACGGATTCCGGTTCAAACGCGTCGGCGCCTTCCACGCCACCGTCACCCGCCGCCCTCGCCGCTTGCCCAAGAACCTGGGCACGCCCGCCGCCATCGAATCGACGGTCGACGACTACCTCGAGAAGGGCTACAAAAAGCTCGCCAAGCGGCTGCAACCCGGCCCCTGGAAGCGATTCGTCCCCCCCGACCTGATGCGCCGCTGGGTGCGCGCGTGCATGCGGCCCGAGGAGTTCGCGCAGGTGGTGGCGGGGTTTCGGATATGTGATGCGTAG
- a CDS encoding DsbA family protein: MTARLLSYVFVALIAFAGGFMVGNWNTDGSAGSDENAGAAAKMDDGGQVDGDSAIPIGDSAVLGKDSAIITVVEFSDFQCPFCQRGANTMKELVEKYPNDVRVVFKHYPLPFHKEAPAASKAAIAAGKQGKFWEMHDWLFENQKQLKQHSGDMKEWTAGHAKELGLDVAKFKKDFDAPETQKQIDEDMKLGQEVAVRGTPHFFVNGERVKGAKPISAFEEIVKRQIKEAKGMLGQAGVTRANLYEKMVAKNFDGGKEKPQQKPNKPAQKVEFVPVEEGDPMFGNAKDPLVTIVEFSDFQCPFCGKVLPTLDKIKEEYGDQVRVVFKQLPLGMHAQAKPAAQAALAAHKQGKFWEMHDKLFEKQREMRANANNFEEWAAGLAKELGLNVAKFKKDYNDPAIAAKVERDLKLSQKVGARGTPNFWINGVNLRGAQPFPSFKAEIDKQIKLAKELKKKGLSGEKLYKAAVAENKKNAPKAAPQPKRDQPAPKVDVKDLATGDAYTKGPDNAPVKIVEFTDFQCPYCNRGGKNMKEAAKEFGDKVQIIVKNYPLPFHKEAPAAAKAAMAAGEQGKYWEMYDLLFQNQRRLKEDGIFKELAKQLGLNMAKFNKDMQNPEYDKIIKQDMAQGQKVGVRGTPAFFINGRRVVGAQPPSKFKSEIEAALKEAK; encoded by the coding sequence ATGACGGCACGACTTTTGTCGTACGTCTTTGTGGCCCTCATCGCCTTTGCGGGCGGCTTCATGGTGGGCAACTGGAACACCGACGGCTCGGCCGGCTCCGACGAGAACGCCGGCGCGGCTGCCAAGATGGACGACGGCGGCCAGGTCGATGGCGACAGCGCCATTCCCATCGGCGACAGCGCCGTGCTCGGAAAAGACTCGGCGATCATCACCGTGGTCGAATTCTCCGACTTCCAATGCCCGTTCTGCCAGCGCGGCGCGAACACCATGAAGGAGCTCGTCGAGAAGTACCCCAACGACGTGCGCGTGGTCTTCAAGCACTACCCGCTGCCGTTCCACAAAGAGGCGCCGGCCGCCTCGAAGGCCGCCATCGCTGCCGGCAAGCAGGGCAAGTTCTGGGAGATGCACGACTGGTTGTTCGAAAACCAAAAGCAGCTCAAGCAGCACTCTGGCGACATGAAAGAGTGGACCGCTGGCCACGCCAAGGAGCTGGGCCTCGACGTCGCCAAGTTCAAGAAGGACTTCGACGCCCCCGAGACCCAAAAGCAGATCGACGAAGACATGAAGCTCGGCCAGGAAGTCGCCGTGCGCGGCACGCCGCACTTCTTCGTCAACGGTGAGCGCGTCAAAGGCGCCAAGCCGATTTCGGCTTTCGAAGAGATCGTCAAGCGTCAGATCAAAGAGGCCAAAGGCATGCTCGGCCAGGCCGGCGTGACCCGCGCGAACCTCTACGAGAAGATGGTCGCCAAGAACTTCGACGGCGGCAAAGAGAAGCCGCAGCAGAAGCCCAACAAGCCGGCCCAGAAGGTCGAGTTCGTCCCCGTCGAAGAGGGCGACCCGATGTTCGGCAACGCCAAGGACCCGCTCGTGACCATCGTCGAGTTCTCGGACTTCCAATGCCCCTTCTGCGGCAAGGTCCTGCCGACCCTCGACAAGATCAAAGAAGAGTACGGCGACCAGGTACGCGTGGTCTTCAAGCAGCTTCCGCTGGGCATGCACGCCCAGGCCAAGCCGGCCGCACAGGCCGCTCTCGCCGCTCACAAGCAGGGCAAGTTCTGGGAGATGCACGACAAGCTGTTCGAAAAGCAGCGTGAGATGCGCGCCAACGCCAACAACTTCGAAGAATGGGCTGCCGGCCTGGCCAAAGAGCTCGGCCTGAACGTGGCCAAATTCAAGAAGGACTACAACGACCCGGCGATCGCCGCCAAGGTCGAGCGTGACCTGAAGCTGTCGCAGAAAGTCGGCGCCCGTGGCACCCCGAACTTCTGGATCAACGGCGTCAACCTGCGCGGCGCTCAGCCCTTCCCGAGCTTCAAGGCCGAGATCGACAAGCAGATCAAGCTGGCCAAAGAGCTCAAGAAGAAAGGCCTGTCGGGCGAAAAGCTCTACAAAGCCGCCGTGGCTGAGAACAAGAAGAACGCGCCCAAGGCCGCTCCGCAGCCCAAGCGCGACCAGCCGGCCCCGAAGGTCGACGTCAAGGACCTGGCCACCGGTGATGCCTACACCAAAGGCCCGGACAACGCTCCGGTCAAAATCGTCGAGTTCACCGACTTCCAATGCCCCTACTGCAACCGTGGTGGCAAGAACATGAAGGAAGCTGCCAAGGAGTTCGGCGACAAGGTCCAGATCATCGTCAAGAACTACCCGCTTCCGTTCCATAAAGAGGCTCCGGCCGCCGCCAAAGCAGCCATGGCTGCCGGTGAGCAGGGCAAGTACTGGGAGATGTACGACCTGCTCTTCCAGAACCAGCGTCGCCTCAAGGAAGACGGCATCTTCAAGGAGCTGGCCAAGCAGCTGGGCCTGAACATGGCCAAGTTCAACAAGGACATGCAGAATCCTGAGTATGACAAGATCATCAAGCAGGATATGGCCCAGGGCCAGAAGGTCGGCGTGCGCGGCACCCCCGCCTTCTTCATCAACGGACGTCGCGTCGTCGGTGCTCAGCCGCCGTCGAAGTTCAAGTCCGAGATCGAAGCCGCTCTCAAAGAAGCCAAGTAA
- a CDS encoding acyltransferase — translation MSFYHHPTAIIDEGAEIGDDTKIWHFCHVMSGARIGERCVLGQNVYVGGTAVIGDGCKVQNNVSVYDGVCLDDDVFVGPSAVFTNVRHPRAHVSRKDEYEPTRVGRGATIGANATIVCGTRLGEYAFVGAGSVVTKDVPAHALVVGNPARQLGWACQCGERLAGDGPTWQCDRCGTAYQKRSSSASSPDDNSAEAASCISGLVAFDA, via the coding sequence ATGAGTTTTTACCACCACCCCACCGCTATTATCGATGAGGGCGCCGAGATCGGCGACGACACCAAGATCTGGCATTTCTGCCACGTGATGTCCGGCGCGCGCATCGGTGAGCGCTGCGTCTTGGGCCAGAATGTCTACGTGGGCGGCACGGCAGTGATCGGCGACGGCTGCAAGGTCCAGAACAATGTGTCGGTCTACGACGGCGTCTGCCTCGACGACGACGTCTTCGTGGGCCCCAGCGCCGTCTTCACGAACGTGCGCCACCCGCGGGCCCACGTGTCGCGCAAAGACGAATACGAGCCCACGCGCGTGGGCCGCGGCGCCACCATCGGCGCGAACGCCACGATCGTGTGCGGTACGAGACTCGGCGAATATGCGTTCGTGGGCGCCGGTAGCGTGGTGACCAAAGACGTGCCCGCCCACGCGCTGGTGGTCGGTAACCCGGCGCGCCAGCTCGGCTGGGCGTGTCAGTGCGGTGAGCGACTCGCCGGCGACGGGCCGACCTGGCAGTGCGATCGGTGCGGGACGGCGTATCAAAAGAGGTCGTCGAGCGCGTCGAGCCCGGACGACAATTCGGCCGAGGCGGCCTCTTGCATCTCCGGGCTAGTGGCGTTCGACGCGTAA
- a CDS encoding BREX system ATP-binding domain-containing protein yields the protein MTSINPITASHILQRLGESGQPPERGVELINVGNESYLNVLEQEYFDRQLKGGASFKLVQGYFGGGKTHFLYCVRDMAWRHGFAVAVVELSPTECPYDDTLKVYSTVARRIAMPADDEMGGPRYGISDLLRDLVDRRVEEAEVDYRAQGVAQPAQDARRSVARWLRRDVARTPCESVSYRKAVVEFALGWLEEDYERVGRLEAWLRGEPVPRGEVRDWGVYEEMSRANGFLMLRSLTQMIKGLGFAGTALLFDEVDRNLSVSAKRSQTIGDNLRQVIDLCGRHQLPNTLFMYAVPPEFMRTVVPDYPALYQRLKTPVPLSVRSPQAVLIDLEQLDLAPKKLLSAVGQKLVPIFEEARGVDFDDELQRENAAMLASACVNTQFEVNHRRLFVKTFVDFLHLQMVDGEHKLDVDAAIDLVLEGHEALAVGADTEDDFQDF from the coding sequence ATGACCTCCATCAACCCAATCACCGCCTCCCATATCCTCCAGCGCCTCGGCGAGAGCGGCCAGCCGCCCGAGCGGGGCGTCGAGCTGATCAACGTGGGCAACGAGAGCTACCTGAACGTGCTCGAGCAGGAGTATTTCGACCGCCAACTCAAGGGAGGGGCGAGCTTCAAGCTGGTGCAGGGCTACTTCGGTGGTGGCAAGACCCACTTTTTATACTGCGTGCGCGACATGGCGTGGCGCCACGGTTTCGCGGTGGCGGTGGTCGAACTGTCGCCCACCGAGTGCCCCTACGACGACACGCTCAAGGTCTACTCGACGGTCGCCCGCCGCATCGCCATGCCGGCGGACGACGAGATGGGCGGGCCGCGCTACGGCATCAGCGACCTGCTGCGTGATCTGGTCGACCGGCGTGTCGAGGAGGCCGAGGTCGACTACCGCGCCCAGGGCGTCGCCCAACCCGCGCAGGACGCGCGCCGGTCGGTGGCTCGCTGGCTGCGCCGCGACGTCGCCCGCACCCCGTGCGAGAGCGTCTCGTACCGAAAGGCAGTCGTCGAGTTCGCTCTGGGCTGGCTCGAGGAGGACTACGAGCGCGTCGGGCGCCTGGAGGCGTGGCTTCGCGGCGAGCCGGTGCCCCGCGGGGAGGTGCGCGACTGGGGCGTCTACGAGGAGATGAGCCGGGCCAACGGCTTTTTGATGCTGCGCAGCCTCACCCAGATGATCAAGGGCCTGGGCTTTGCGGGCACCGCGTTGTTGTTCGACGAGGTCGACCGCAACCTGTCGGTCAGCGCCAAGCGAAGCCAGACCATCGGCGACAACCTGCGCCAGGTCATCGACCTGTGCGGCCGCCACCAGCTTCCCAACACGCTGTTCATGTACGCGGTGCCCCCCGAGTTCATGCGCACGGTGGTGCCCGACTACCCGGCGCTGTACCAGCGGCTCAAAACCCCGGTGCCGTTGAGCGTGCGCAGCCCCCAGGCGGTGCTCATCGACCTGGAGCAGCTCGACTTGGCGCCCAAAAAGCTTTTGAGCGCGGTGGGCCAAAAGCTCGTGCCCATCTTCGAGGAGGCGCGCGGGGTCGACTTCGACGACGAGCTGCAGCGCGAAAACGCCGCCATGCTGGCAAGCGCCTGCGTGAACACCCAGTTCGAGGTCAATCACCGCCGGCTCTTCGTCAAAACCTTCGTCGATTTTCTGCACCTGCAGATGGTCGACGGCGAGCACAAGCTCGACGTCGACGCAGCGATTGACCTGGTGCTCGAGGGCCACGAGGCCCTGGCAGTCGGCGCCGACACCGAGGACGACTTCCAGGATTTCTGA